In one Agathobacter rectalis ATCC 33656 genomic region, the following are encoded:
- a CDS encoding TIGR03936 family radical SAM-associated protein: MKIRVKFKKWGCMKFIGHLDMMRYFQKAVRRADIDIRYSEGYSAHQIMSFAAPLGVGITSDGEYFDIDVNTTESTEKSIQALNAQMVDGVEVTGYVLLPDDAKKAMSLVAAADYVLSFKDGYESPYTIEEWKEAIDKHFFDEPSFVVMKKTKKSEREVDIKPLVYKLTVMENNKKPEFFMQVSTGSIDNIKPEFVLQAIYEKCGLDYNPLAIQIHRQEVYARKDDGTLICLLDMGEEIS; encoded by the coding sequence ATGAAAATTAGAGTGAAGTTTAAAAAATGGGGCTGCATGAAGTTTATAGGACATCTCGATATGATGAGATACTTCCAGAAGGCGGTCAGAAGGGCAGATATTGATATCCGCTATTCAGAGGGGTATTCTGCTCACCAGATTATGTCGTTTGCGGCTCCGCTTGGAGTGGGCATCACAAGTGATGGTGAGTACTTTGACATAGATGTAAATACAACAGAATCTACAGAAAAAAGCATACAAGCTTTAAATGCCCAGATGGTGGACGGAGTAGAGGTGACAGGGTATGTGCTTCTGCCGGATGATGCAAAGAAGGCTATGTCGCTTGTTGCGGCTGCAGATTATGTGCTTAGCTTCAAGGATGGCTATGAGAGCCCATACACCATAGAGGAGTGGAAGGAAGCGATAGATAAGCACTTTTTTGACGAGCCATCCTTTGTTGTGATGAAAAAGACTAAAAAGAGTGAGAGAGAGGTAGATATAAAGCCTCTTGTATACAAGCTTACAGTCATGGAAAATAACAAAAAGCCTGAGTTTTTCATGCAGGTATCAACAGGAAGCATTGACAATATAAAGCCTGAGTTTGTGCTTCAGGCCATATACGAAAAGTGTGGACTTGATTACAATCCGCTTGCCATACAAATCCACAGGCAGGAAGTGTATGCAAGAAAAGACGATGGAACACTCATTTGTCTGCTTGACATGGGAGAAGAAATCTCATAA
- the hisIE gene encoding bifunctional phosphoribosyl-AMP cyclohydrolase/phosphoribosyl-ATP diphosphatase HisIE, whose product MTGFKNIVATLYLKNGQAVKSASDMTVMGDVYNLCQLYNDSGIDKIIIFDLSTDDDEHEKNIHTIENINRNIDIKVCAGGNINRIEDVKKLLYAGCLQVIFNATKDSSLELANVASEKFGKDKILLSISNVDYIFKHQEEIEDTFHELLVLNIDIIDALENLTSTPYVVYMPQFDMDKIIDVMKRETLRGIAGEFINDPENDIMALKTKLSDGGILVDNFTPDLKWSDLKLNSDGMVPVIVQDYRNEQVLMLAYMNEEAFNVTINSGRMTYWSRSRNELWTKGLTSGHLQYVKSLTADCDYDTILAKVSQVGAACHTCNRTCFFNNIVKKEYVEKNPLTVLESVYAVIVDRMKNPKEDSYTNAVMEKGIDEILKKLGHECTEIILAAKNPDSDDLKFEISDFMYHCMILMAQKNITWAEIAGELAQR is encoded by the coding sequence TTGACTGGTTTTAAGAACATCGTTGCTACACTGTATTTAAAAAACGGCCAGGCCGTGAAATCAGCGTCTGATATGACAGTTATGGGCGACGTCTACAATCTGTGTCAGCTCTACAATGACAGTGGCATAGACAAGATTATTATTTTTGATCTTTCAACTGATGATGATGAGCATGAGAAAAACATACATACGATAGAAAATATAAACAGAAATATCGACATAAAGGTGTGCGCCGGAGGCAATATCAACCGCATAGAGGACGTGAAAAAGCTGCTGTATGCAGGCTGTTTACAGGTCATCTTCAATGCTACAAAGGATTCAAGCCTTGAGCTTGCAAATGTGGCAAGCGAGAAGTTTGGCAAGGATAAAATCCTTTTGTCAATCAGCAATGTAGACTATATTTTCAAGCATCAGGAGGAGATAGAGGATACCTTTCATGAGCTTTTGGTCTTGAATATAGATATAATAGATGCCCTTGAGAATCTCACATCCACACCGTATGTGGTCTATATGCCGCAGTTTGACATGGATAAAATAATTGATGTCATGAAGCGTGAAACACTAAGAGGCATTGCAGGAGAGTTTATCAATGATCCTGAAAATGATATCATGGCGTTAAAGACAAAGCTTTCTGACGGAGGAATACTTGTTGACAATTTTACTCCAGACTTAAAGTGGTCTGATTTAAAGCTCAACTCTGACGGCATGGTGCCTGTCATAGTGCAGGATTACCGCAATGAGCAGGTGCTCATGCTTGCCTATATGAATGAGGAGGCCTTCAATGTCACGATAAACAGCGGACGCATGACCTACTGGAGCAGAAGCCGCAATGAGCTTTGGACCAAGGGACTTACATCAGGACATTTACAGTACGTAAAGTCTTTGACAGCGGACTGTGATTATGATACTATCCTTGCGAAGGTTTCGCAGGTGGGAGCTGCATGTCACACATGTAACAGGACCTGCTTTTTCAATAATATCGTGAAAAAGGAGTATGTGGAGAAGAATCCACTTACAGTGCTTGAATCAGTCTATGCGGTGATAGTTGACCGTATGAAGAATCCAAAGGAAGACTCGTACACCAATGCTGTCATGGAAAAGGGCATAGATGAGATATTAAAAAAGCTCGGACACGAGTGCACTGAGATTATTCTGGCAGCCAAAAATCCGGACAGTGATGATTTGAAGTTTGAGATATCGGACTTTATGTACCACTGCATGATTCTTATGGCTCAGAAAAATATCACATGGGCAGAGATAGCAGGGGAGCTGGCACAGCGATAG
- a CDS encoding TIGR03960 family B12-binding radical SAM protein yields the protein MRKLALSDEILMKVDKPARYIGNEFNSVMKDTSQVNIRFAMCFPDVYEIGMSHLGIQILYDMFNRMDDVWCERVYSPWPDLHEIMKQENIPLFGLESQEPIKDFDFVAMTLQYEMCYTNILQILDLAQIPLRSRDRAEGCPIVIAGGPCTYNPEPIADFFDIFYIGEGETQYGNLFELYKKAKADGLSREEFLHEAAKIEGLYVPALYEVEYNEDGTICCMKPKYDDIPVKIKKQVQVDLTNSTYPEAPVVPFIKATQDRMVLEIQRGCIRGCRFCQAGMIYRPNREKKVDHLKDVAAALIKNTGHEEISLSSLSSSDYKELDELITFLLDICKEKKINISLPSLRIDAFSLDIMQKVQDVKKSSLTFAPEAGTQRLRNVINKGLTVDDIMNGSKQAFEGGWNKVKFYFMLGLPTETEEDMRGIPELANDVAALYYDTVPKEKRAGKCQITISTSFFVPKPFTPFQWARMYEPSEYLGRAKIVNDHVKEQLNRKSIRYNWHEAYVTVIEGILARGDRRLCDAIVKVYEKGGYYDAWTEYFDYDRWIDSIKECGLDPDFYTMRERPLDEVFPWDFIDIGVTKQFMIREWETAHKETVTPNCRMRCSACGAKSYGGGVCYEN from the coding sequence ATGAGAAAACTAGCTTTAAGTGATGAGATACTTATGAAGGTAGACAAACCGGCTAGATATATCGGGAATGAGTTCAACTCAGTAATGAAAGACACATCGCAGGTAAATATACGTTTTGCGATGTGTTTTCCTGATGTTTATGAGATTGGTATGTCACATCTGGGAATCCAGATATTATATGATATGTTCAACCGCATGGATGACGTGTGGTGCGAGAGAGTTTATTCTCCGTGGCCTGATCTGCATGAAATCATGAAGCAGGAGAATATACCGCTTTTCGGACTTGAGTCGCAGGAGCCTATAAAAGACTTTGACTTTGTAGCCATGACGCTGCAGTATGAGATGTGCTACACAAATATTTTGCAGATACTTGACCTCGCACAGATACCGCTTCGTTCAAGGGATAGAGCGGAAGGCTGTCCTATTGTGATTGCAGGTGGTCCATGTACCTACAATCCGGAGCCGATTGCAGACTTCTTTGATATATTTTATATCGGAGAGGGTGAGACACAGTACGGCAATCTTTTTGAGCTTTATAAGAAGGCAAAGGCTGATGGACTTTCAAGGGAAGAGTTTTTACATGAGGCTGCAAAGATTGAGGGTCTTTATGTACCTGCTTTGTATGAGGTGGAGTACAATGAGGATGGAACAATTTGCTGCATGAAGCCTAAGTATGATGATATTCCGGTAAAGATAAAAAAGCAGGTGCAGGTAGATTTGACTAACTCAACCTACCCGGAGGCACCGGTTGTGCCTTTTATCAAGGCTACGCAGGATAGAATGGTGCTTGAAATACAGCGTGGCTGTATAAGAGGCTGCCGTTTCTGTCAGGCCGGTATGATTTACCGCCCAAACCGTGAGAAAAAGGTTGACCACTTAAAGGACGTTGCAGCGGCTCTTATCAAAAATACAGGACACGAGGAGATTTCTTTAAGCTCCTTAAGCTCATCCGACTACAAGGAGCTTGACGAGCTCATCACATTTTTGCTTGATATCTGCAAGGAAAAGAAGATAAATATCTCCCTGCCTTCACTCAGAATTGATGCGTTTTCGCTCGATATCATGCAGAAGGTGCAGGATGTCAAAAAAAGCAGTCTGACCTTTGCGCCTGAGGCCGGTACACAGCGCCTTAGAAATGTCATTAACAAGGGACTTACCGTGGATGATATCATGAACGGCTCAAAACAGGCATTTGAGGGCGGCTGGAACAAGGTGAAGTTTTATTTCATGCTCGGTCTGCCTACAGAGACAGAGGAAGATATGAGGGGCATTCCTGAGCTTGCAAACGATGTGGCGGCATTGTACTATGATACCGTTCCAAAGGAAAAGAGAGCCGGAAAATGCCAGATTACGATAAGTACATCATTTTTCGTGCCAAAGCCTTTTACACCATTCCAGTGGGCGAGAATGTATGAGCCTTCTGAGTATCTGGGCAGAGCCAAAATAGTAAATGACCATGTAAAGGAGCAGCTCAACAGAAAGAGCATCAGATACAACTGGCATGAGGCCTATGTCACTGTGATAGAGGGCATACTTGCAAGAGGCGACAGAAGGCTTTGCGATGCGATAGTAAAGGTATACGAAAAGGGCGGATATTATGATGCCTGGACAGAGTATTTTGACTATGACAGATGGATTGATTCGATAAAGGAATGCGGACTGGATCCGGATTTCTACACGATGAGAGAAAGGCCTTTAGATGAAGTATTCCCATGGGATTTTATCGATATAGGTGTGACAAAGCAGTTTATGATAAGAGAGTGGGAGACAGCCCATAAGGAGACAGTCACTCCTAACTGCCGCATGAGGTGCTCTGCCTGCGGTGCAAAGAGCTATGGAGGAGGTGTCTGCTATGAAAATTAG